The sequence below is a genomic window from Gemmatimonadota bacterium.
CTGTCCCTACCGCCCAGATACCTGGGCAGGACGTGATCCACGGTCAGGGGTCCTCTCGTCGTACTGCAGTACTGGCACTGGTGGCCGTCGCGCTTGAGGATGTTCTTGCGGGACAGCATGATGCCCTTGCGGGGTATGCGGACGAAGTTCACGAGCCGGACGATACTGGGCCGGTCGAACAGCGTGTAAACGCCCCGCACCGGGTCCGCATAATTGTCAATGATCTCCGCCTTGCGCAGAAAAACGAGAATGACCGCCCGTCTTGCCGTACAAACACTCAAAGGCTCGTAGTTCTGGTTCAGAACGAGGACATGTTCGCTTACCATGCCTTGCACGCCTTTCCGAAACCCCTGTTCCTCCCTCGCGAAACGATCCTGAACCGGTTACGGGAACGATCCCCGTTAAACCTACACAATGTAGATTTATCAAGGGCTTACGTCAATAGTTTTATTGGCGGACACAGGCGGGTGGAACGGAGTTTCATGCACGGTGGCATCCTGTTGCGACGGGGCAAATTACGACTTGATTCCTGACCGGTTCTGGTTATTGTAAGATACGGATTCATATTACGGCGTATCGATCCAAAATCACGGCTCAGTTACAGGTGCGCGTTGACTCAAAACGTATACTGTGTCTGCACCCCGACCTAAGGTAAATATGTCTGACTCAATCAGTAAATTTCAAACACTACTAAGAGAACTGTTTCAGTTCGACTGCGCTGATCTAGATTTCGGCATCTACCGTATCATGAATCACAAGAGAGATGAGATCGAACGGTTTATCACGGTGGATCTGCCAGTTAATGTCAAAGAGGAATTGAATCGTGGAGCACTAGCCGAGCAAGCTCAAGCAGCAGCTGAACTAGAAGAAACCGCACAGCAGATCAGAACCACTTTGACACAGGACGCGATTGACGCCGATGGAAATCTGGTCAAATTTCAGGACGCGGATATCGGTAAAAGGTACCTCGAGCTAAGGGAGAAGGCACATGGCGGTGGCAACCGGGATGCTCTCGAATCAGTAGTCTTCAATCACCTATATGCCTTCTTCAGTCGCTACTACCAGGAAGGCGATTTCATCTCAAAGCCCCGCTACTCCAAGCGCCACCGATACGCGATTCCCTACAACGGCGAAGAGGTCCATTTACACTGGGCCAATAAGGACCAGTATTACGTTAAGACCGGCGAAAACTTCCGAGATTACTCGTTTCAAGTACGCGATGTAACCGTGCATTTCAAACTTCAAGCGGCCGACGTGGAGCAGGACAACGTCAAGGGTGACAAGAGGTTTTTCTTTCCCAGCAACGTGGAACCAACCTGGGACGGAAACAACAGACGGCTCCAGATTGGTTTTGAATTCCGTCCGCTTACCGCGCAGGAGGAAATCACCTACAGCAAAAGAAACCAGCAGGATGCTATTCTCGCCGAAGCAGTTGAAAAGATACCTGGTCGGCTTGAACAGGCCCCCGCTGCATTGAGTGCACTAATGACAGAGAGACGTGAAAACGGGGATAGCAAGCCGGTAACTGTCCTTGAACACCACTTGAAGCAGTATACCCGCCGCAACACCTCGGACTTCTTCATCCACAAGGATCTCAAGGGATTTCTCGACAACGAACTCGATTTCTATCTCAAGAACGAAGTACTGATCCTCGACGAAGTAGAGACGGGTGGAGAAGAACGTGCTGAAGGATGGTTTCAGATAATGAGGATGATCCGTTCTGTAGGCCGTCAGATAATCGAATTCCTGAATCAGATCGAGAATTTCCAGAAATTGCTTTGGGAAAAGCGCAAGTTCATCACTGAAACGCAGTATTGTATATCGGTCGGACATGTTGACCAATGTTTCTATGAAGAAGTCTCTAAATGCGAGGCGCAGTGGGAGGAATGGAAAACGCTGGCCCTTCTCGATATCGGCGAAAATCACACGGACCTGTTTAATCTGACCAATGACTATGTAGGTAAACGTGTAGAGTTCCTGCAGAATCGCCCGACGCTTCCTCTCGATACGAAGCACTTCGACGAGGACTTTGTCGATCGCCTGTTAGGCAGTTTCGAGGATCTGGACGGCATGACGGGCGGGCTGTTGATCCACGGCGAGAACTGGCAGGCGTTGAATCAGTTGTCAAGAATGTACATGGGTCAGTTTAAATGTGTGCATATAGATCCGCCATACAACACACAGACAAGCGGGTTTCTCTACAAAAACGGATACCAGCATTCGAGTTGGCTTGCTATGATGCAAAATCGTATCGCTGCAACAGTCCCGTTACTTGCACAGGATGGTTCCTTCCTGTGCCACATTGACGAGAACGAGTATGAACGACTGTACCTTATGGTGGACGGGTTTCCAATTAGAGATTCCGGTACAGTTGTGTGGGATAAGAGAAATCCCATGACAGGCGGTGGTGGTATCGCAATCCAACATGAATATGTTATCTGGAGATCCGATTCTACCGAAGCATTCAATCTTCGGAACCAGTCTGTCATTAGCATTTTAAACAAAGCAAAGGAACTCGTATCACTGAATGGTGGACTTACGCCTGAATCCAAACGATCGTTTTCGAAGTGGGTAGTTAGTAACCCGGCACTTAGTGGTGGTGAAAGAGCCTACCGTTTTTTGGATGAAAATGGTCACGTGTTTCAAAGCGTTAGCCTTAGGGCACCCGAACCACGTCAAGATCCTAAATTCCATGTTCCACTGATTCATCCGGTAACAGGCCAGCCATGTCCCGTCCCTCCGAATGGTTTCTCACGTACTCCTGAAACTCTTCAGCGTATGATCGAGAAGGGAGAGATCATTTTTGGTAGTGACCACACAACCCAACCGAGGCAGAAACGTTTTTTGACGGAAGACTCAAGAAGGCAATTCACGTCCATCATTCAAGACGCTACTCGTGGCAAATTGGATTTGAAAAACTTAAACTTGGAGGATTTTCCCTATTGCCATTCGGTGCGTTTCTACGAGGGCTTGTTAGCAGCGGCTACACCTGAAAACGATAGCGCTGTCCTTGATTATTTTGCAGGCTCGGGAACTACTGGTCACGCAGTCATAAATCTTAACAGAGAAGACGGTGGCCAGCGTACGTTTATCCTTGTCGAGATGGGCGATCACTTCGACACAGTGCTACTGCCACGCATTAAAAAAGTAACGTTCACGCCAGAGTGGAAGGACGGTAAGCCGAAACGCATGGCAACACAGGAAGAAGCAAATCGTAGCCCGAGCATTATAAAGTACATGCGATTGGAATCCTATGAGGACGCGCTGAACAACATCGACTTCGCCGAGAGATCCGGACAGAATGCCCTACAATTCAACGACTACCTGCTTAAGTACATGCTCCGATGGGAAACGAAACACTGTTCGACCCTCCTGAACGTCGAGAATCTAACCCAGCCTTTCAACTATACGCTCAATTTCCACGTAGACGGTCAGATCCGGCAGCGAATCGCCGACATTCCGGAGACGTTCAACTACCTGATCGGTCTGCGCGTTGATACCCGTCGAGTGTACAACAGCGATGATCGGCGATACTTGGTTTATCGAGGTCAGATTGAGCAGCGGCGAGTTGTCGTTATCTGGAGAGAAACCCAGCATTGGAACAATGCCGATCTGACACGCGATAAGGCGTTTGTAGACGAACTTAGACTGGCAGAGGGTGCGGATGAGGTCTATGTGAACGGTGATTCCCTTATCCGAGAAGCAAATGCACTGGAGCCGGAGTTCAAGCGCAGGATGTTCGCAGGCGCTCAGATGTAAAATGGATTCTTTTTGATACTGAAGTATTCTGGGATTCTGACCTTCAGGTATCTTGAGATGTGGTTAGGTGGTTCTTGTCCAGTCTGACCTTATCCGGGCTTTTGTAAGGAGTTCTGTTATGGATAATGCCTTTAAACAAGCAACTCCTATAGTAATCAAGAAGTTGGTGCGAAATGTGGTGAAATGTGTAGATCCTATACGGATTATTCTCTTTGGCTCAGCGGCCAGAGGAGACATGGAAGCGCATAGCGACCTGGATCTACTCGTCGTTATGCCCGAGGGCGTTCATCGGCGAAGAACGGCGCAGAAACTCTATAGGGAAATTACCGGGCTAGGTGTGCCATTCGACATTGTCGTTGCAACACCGAATGATCTAGAAAAGCACAGACAGAATGTAGGTTTGATCTACAAAAACGCATTGGAGGAGGGTAAGGAGATATATGGCCGTTGACTCTTCCTCTCCAGGCAGTGCCAAAGACTGGCTTCGTCATGCGCGCAGCGACCTGGAACTTGCCTGCATAGACCAGCCGGAAGGCGTCTTGCTGGAAACCCTCTGTTTCCATGCTCAACAAGCCACGGAGAAAGCCCTGAAGGCCGTTTTTGTGTTTCTTGAAACAGATTTCCCTCGAACGCACAATATACGAACATTGCTGGATCTGTTATCGAATCACATCGGCATTCCTCAAGTAGTAGATGCAAGCGCGGGACTTACCGACTATGCCGTTGAATCCCGCTATCCCATGAATACCGAACCCGTCGACGAAGAAGAATACCAGCATGCAATCGGTCTCGCCAAATTGGTGGTGCATTGGGCCGAAACATTGATTTGCGA
It includes:
- a CDS encoding HEPN domain-containing protein, with protein sequence MAVDSSSPGSAKDWLRHARSDLELACIDQPEGVLLETLCFHAQQATEKALKAVFVFLETDFPRTHNIRTLLDLLSNHIGIPQVVDASAGLTDYAVESRYPMNTEPVDEEEYQHAIGLAKLVVHWAETLICENIR
- a CDS encoding site-specific DNA-methyltransferase, whose product is MSDSISKFQTLLRELFQFDCADLDFGIYRIMNHKRDEIERFITVDLPVNVKEELNRGALAEQAQAAAELEETAQQIRTTLTQDAIDADGNLVKFQDADIGKRYLELREKAHGGGNRDALESVVFNHLYAFFSRYYQEGDFISKPRYSKRHRYAIPYNGEEVHLHWANKDQYYVKTGENFRDYSFQVRDVTVHFKLQAADVEQDNVKGDKRFFFPSNVEPTWDGNNRRLQIGFEFRPLTAQEEITYSKRNQQDAILAEAVEKIPGRLEQAPAALSALMTERRENGDSKPVTVLEHHLKQYTRRNTSDFFIHKDLKGFLDNELDFYLKNEVLILDEVETGGEERAEGWFQIMRMIRSVGRQIIEFLNQIENFQKLLWEKRKFITETQYCISVGHVDQCFYEEVSKCEAQWEEWKTLALLDIGENHTDLFNLTNDYVGKRVEFLQNRPTLPLDTKHFDEDFVDRLLGSFEDLDGMTGGLLIHGENWQALNQLSRMYMGQFKCVHIDPPYNTQTSGFLYKNGYQHSSWLAMMQNRIAATVPLLAQDGSFLCHIDENEYERLYLMVDGFPIRDSGTVVWDKRNPMTGGGGIAIQHEYVIWRSDSTEAFNLRNQSVISILNKAKELVSLNGGLTPESKRSFSKWVVSNPALSGGERAYRFLDENGHVFQSVSLRAPEPRQDPKFHVPLIHPVTGQPCPVPPNGFSRTPETLQRMIEKGEIIFGSDHTTQPRQKRFLTEDSRRQFTSIIQDATRGKLDLKNLNLEDFPYCHSVRFYEGLLAAATPENDSAVLDYFAGSGTTGHAVINLNREDGGQRTFILVEMGDHFDTVLLPRIKKVTFTPEWKDGKPKRMATQEEANRSPSIIKYMRLESYEDALNNIDFAERSGQNALQFNDYLLKYMLRWETKHCSTLLNVENLTQPFNYTLNFHVDGQIRQRIADIPETFNYLIGLRVDTRRVYNSDDRRYLVYRGQIEQRRVVVIWRETQHWNNADLTRDKAFVDELRLAEGADEVYVNGDSLIREANALEPEFKRRMFAGAQM
- a CDS encoding HNH endonuclease, which produces MVSEHVLVLNQNYEPLSVCTARRAVILVFLRKAEIIDNYADPVRGVYTLFDRPSIVRLVNFVRIPRKGIMLSRKNILKRDGHQCQYCSTTRGPLTVDHVLPRYLGGRD
- a CDS encoding nucleotidyltransferase domain-containing protein, translating into MDNAFKQATPIVIKKLVRNVVKCVDPIRIILFGSAARGDMEAHSDLDLLVVMPEGVHRRRTAQKLYREITGLGVPFDIVVATPNDLEKHRQNVGLIYKNALEEGKEIYGR